Proteins from a genomic interval of Arvicanthis niloticus isolate mArvNil1 chromosome 26, mArvNil1.pat.X, whole genome shotgun sequence:
- the Spa17 gene encoding sperm surface protein Sp17: protein MSIPFSNTHYRIPQGFGNLLEGLTREILREQPDNIPAFAAAYFENLLEKREKTSFDPAEWGAKVEDRFYNNHAFKEQEQTEKCEQEIAKSSGREETPVTPFEEMTEEEREQEEAAALKIQSVFRGHVAREEVKKMKSDKSEDPKAEENN, encoded by the exons ATGTCGATTCCTTTCTCCAACACCCACTACCGAATTCCACAAGGATTTGGAAATCTTCTTGAAGGGCTGACACGGGAGATTCTGAGGGAGCAACCGGACAATATACCAGCTTTTGCCGCAGCGTATTTTGAGAACcttctagagaaaagagaga AAACCAGCTTTGATCCAGCAGAATGGGGGGCCAAGGTAGAGGACCGCTTCTATAACAACCACGCATTCAAG GAACAAGAACAAACTGAGAAATGTGAACAAGAAATAGCCAAGTCATCTGGGAGAGAAGAAACACCAGTTACTCCCTTC GAGGAgatgactgaggaagaaagagaacaggaggaggCGGCTGCTCTCAAAATCCAGTCCGTCTTCCGAGGACACGTGGCTAGAGAAGAGGTAAAGAAGATGAAGTCAGATAAGAGTGAAGATCCGAAAGCAGAGGAGAACAATTGA